One part of the Desulfovibrio sp. JC022 genome encodes these proteins:
- a CDS encoding triacylglycerol lipase, with product MKLLFVHGWSVTNQDTYGGLAEALVTASPDYLNLDIHHIHLGKYISFHDEVTLDDIARAFDKARLDAIGEDSFSCITHSTGGPVVRLWAHIFYGSKFGLEGIPLKHIVMLAPANHGSALAQLGKSRLSRINSFFDGIEPGVEVLNWLELGSSGQWDLNLKWLDYIPVDKGFYQFVLSGQTIDSKLYDFVNSYLVEKGSDGVVRLAAANMNYRYFSLRQDISRKIGIVRDLRTNKELPISELKINEEKTVYPEEIPFCVVAKASHSGSKIGIMKSVNPKNAVKKSVVNHIIQCLGVQNKEQFKIISDSFKIITKNVQMTDRKCKDQYAMLVFRITDDRKNPVNDFDMLLLAGNDYRPDILPKGFFVDRQRNKICHNVLTYYVNCSKMKKARDGKVGIRISAKPSDGFSYYSPAEFRSNGIDLNDILIPNQTTLIDIELVRHVDQNTFRFTPFEDGKSNFKKAKPSGKGIPY from the coding sequence ATGAAGCTTTTATTTGTTCATGGTTGGAGCGTTACAAATCAGGACACATATGGAGGGCTCGCTGAAGCTCTAGTTACAGCGTCTCCTGATTATTTAAACCTTGATATACATCATATTCATCTTGGTAAGTATATAAGTTTTCATGATGAAGTCACGTTGGACGATATTGCGCGCGCCTTTGATAAAGCTCGTCTTGACGCAATTGGCGAGGATTCCTTTTCATGTATTACTCATTCAACAGGGGGGCCAGTTGTTAGGCTTTGGGCTCATATCTTTTATGGAAGTAAGTTCGGGTTGGAAGGAATTCCTCTTAAACATATCGTGATGCTTGCGCCAGCAAATCATGGATCTGCTTTAGCTCAATTAGGCAAGAGTCGACTTAGTAGGATTAATTCTTTTTTTGATGGTATTGAGCCTGGAGTCGAAGTCCTAAATTGGCTAGAACTTGGAAGCTCTGGGCAGTGGGATTTAAACCTTAAATGGCTTGATTACATACCTGTTGATAAGGGCTTTTATCAGTTTGTTTTGTCAGGACAAACGATTGACAGTAAGCTTTATGATTTTGTTAACAGTTATTTAGTAGAAAAAGGTTCTGATGGAGTTGTTCGGCTTGCTGCGGCCAATATGAATTATCGTTATTTTTCTTTGCGACAGGATATATCTAGGAAGATTGGTATAGTGAGAGATCTGAGAACTAACAAGGAGTTACCAATCTCGGAATTAAAAATAAATGAAGAAAAGACAGTGTACCCTGAAGAAATTCCTTTCTGTGTCGTAGCAAAAGCAAGTCATTCTGGGTCAAAAATCGGAATTATGAAAAGTGTAAATCCAAAAAATGCAGTTAAAAAAAGTGTCGTTAATCATATTATACAATGTTTAGGTGTGCAAAATAAAGAACAATTTAAAATCATATCTGATTCATTTAAGATTATTACAAAAAATGTTCAAATGACTGATCGTAAATGCAAAGATCAGTATGCCATGCTAGTTTTTCGTATAACTGATGATCGTAAAAATCCAGTTAATGATTTTGATATGCTCTTGCTAGCTGGAAACGATTATCGTCCAGATATTTTGCCAAAAGGATTTTTTGTTGATCGGCAAAGGAATAAAATTTGTCATAATGTTCTGACCTATTATGTGAATTGTTCAAAGATGAAAAAAGCACGCGATGGAAAGGTCGGTATCAGGATCTCTGCAAAGCCGAGTGATGGTTTTTCATATTATTCCCCCGCTGAATTTAGATCTAACGGCATTGACTTGAATGATATTCTAATACCTAACCAGACAACGTTAATTGATATTGAATTGGTAAGGCATGTCGATCAAAATACTTTCAGGTTTACTCCATTTGAAGATGGAAAGTCTAATTTTAAGAAGGCTAAACCTTCTGGAAAGGGTATTCCTTATTAA
- a CDS encoding SIR2 family protein produces the protein MTEQEASPTRQINILRQALSSDKNKVAFLLGAGCPLSVRTKEKEPLIQDIVGLTKIVCETLKGKGIERIKNRISVPKLKDPTIEDILSHVRLLIEVVGEDKINELNKIELESLERKICQSITEAVGKELPEQSTSYHHLAAWIGGIPRVNPIEIFTPNYDLLIESALESKNIPYFDGFIGSKKAFFDLHSIEQEKLPSRWVKLWKLHGSINWWNDQKGNVFRGHSKTENNKQMIYPSHLKYNQSRRMPYLAMQDRLSHFLSSGQAVMITSGYSFADEHLNEILTSRLSANPRAICFALLYDTLDKYPIALECAKRVTNLSLISQDKTYIGGEEKTWMETTKDEHYKDYIEEKEIKEAKDKIVKCNLGDFAKFGKFLINQIGSEEIERKQNSHD, from the coding sequence ATGACCGAACAGGAAGCGAGTCCTACCCGTCAAATAAATATTTTACGACAAGCATTGTCGTCAGACAAAAATAAGGTTGCCTTTTTGCTAGGAGCTGGGTGTCCCCTTTCTGTCAGGACTAAAGAGAAAGAACCATTAATCCAAGACATTGTCGGATTAACAAAAATTGTTTGCGAGACATTAAAAGGAAAAGGAATTGAGAGAATTAAAAATCGAATATCTGTTCCCAAGCTGAAAGATCCGACAATCGAAGATATTTTAAGCCATGTTCGGTTACTGATTGAAGTTGTAGGAGAGGATAAAATAAACGAACTAAACAAAATTGAACTTGAAAGCCTTGAAAGGAAAATTTGTCAGTCAATCACAGAGGCTGTCGGAAAAGAATTACCAGAACAAAGCACTTCATATCATCATCTAGCTGCATGGATTGGTGGCATCCCTAGGGTTAACCCAATTGAAATTTTCACACCTAACTACGATCTTTTAATTGAATCAGCCTTAGAATCAAAAAACATCCCCTATTTCGACGGATTTATAGGGTCAAAGAAAGCCTTTTTTGATCTGCACTCAATTGAGCAAGAAAAGCTGCCTTCAAGATGGGTTAAATTATGGAAATTACATGGATCAATAAATTGGTGGAATGACCAAAAAGGAAATGTATTTAGAGGTCACTCGAAAACTGAGAACAATAAACAAATGATATACCCGTCTCACCTAAAGTATAATCAAAGTCGTAGAATGCCTTATTTGGCAATGCAAGATAGACTTAGCCATTTCCTCTCCTCTGGCCAAGCTGTAATGATTACTTCAGGCTATTCATTTGCAGATGAACATCTTAATGAAATTTTAACATCCAGACTTTCAGCAAACCCAAGAGCAATTTGTTTTGCTTTGCTATACGATACCCTTGATAAATACCCGATAGCCCTTGAATGTGCTAAAAGAGTTACGAATTTAAGTTTAATATCACAAGATAAGACCTATATAGGCGGTGAGGAAAAAACTTGGATGGAAACTACAAAAGATGAACATTATAAGGATTACATAGAAGAAAAAGAGATTAAAGAAGCTAAAGATAAAATAGTAAAATGTAACCTTGGTGACTTTGCAAAATTCGGAAAATTTTTAATAAACCAAATTGGTTCTGAGGAAATAGAAAGGAAACAGAATAGTCATGATTAA